In Amyelois transitella isolate CPQ chromosome 5, ilAmyTran1.1, whole genome shotgun sequence, one DNA window encodes the following:
- the LOC106140411 gene encoding uncharacterized protein LOC106140411, with protein MNKYGKTAGNAFRLSICLRRFYTDERRRCYVSVWSGLRVRWLARRLRRLFSLSGHFCLLSAGHLLPPDEYLALLSPDDLVEAVPKHYKIFEDESESDDEELFDFSKKETPSNTINENHIDHNLQETNKQTIENGLNQQNEENNQTNVALTLQTCNNAITSKCYIPLSNLTEQDQNSRKAVENKKFEEVENEKLDEVKRKALELLDNCITPPKRKRKRVRRRKQHLANTGQSEGAEDTCEEPPSCQPRSRSHESEVVNTDNTQEESSAMLADSETLVVRNTVSHESRPARIVYSLS; from the exons ATGAACAAATATGGAAAAACTGCAGGAAATGCATTTAGATTAAGTATCTGCTTGAGAAGATTCTACACCGACGAGCGTCGACGATGCTACGTGTCGGTGTGGAGCGGCCTGCGCGTGCGCTGGTTGGCGCGGCGGCTGCGGCGGCTGTTCTCACTGTCCGGACACTTCTGCCTGCTGTCCGCCGGGCACCTGCTGCCACCCGACGAGTACCTTGCCTTACTGAGCCCGGATGACCTTGTAGA GGCTGTACCTAaacactataaaatatttgaagatGAATCAGAGAGTGACGATGAAGAATTGTTTGATTTCAGTAAAAAGGAAACTCCTTCAAACACAATCAATGAAAATCACATAGATCATAATCTgcaagaaacaaacaaacaaacaattgagAATGGATTAAATCAACagaatgaagaaaataatcaAACCAATGTCGCATTGACACTACAAACATGCAATAATGCCATAACAAGCAAATGTTATATACCATTATCAAACTTGACAGAGCAAGACCAAAATAGCAGAAAAgctgtagaaaataaaaagtttgaagAGGTGGAAAATGAAAAGTTGGATGAAGTTAAAAGAAAAGCATTAGAATTACTGGACAATTGCATCACTCCCCCAAAAAGGAAAAGGAAGCGAGTTCGTCGACGAAAACAACATCTTGCCAATACTGGGCAGTCAGAGGGTGCAGAGGACACGTGTGAGGAGCCTCCCTCTTGTCAGCCACGCTCACGCAGTCATGAGTCTGAAGTTGTCAACACTGACAACACACAGGAAGAGAGCTCAGCTATGTTAGCAGACTCTGAAACACTGGTTGTGAGGAACACTGTAAGCCATGAGAGTCGTCCTGCCCGTATTGTGTATTCACTGTCCTAA
- the LOC106140413 gene encoding ubiquitin-conjugating enzyme E2 S, whose amino-acid sequence MSNVENLCPQVLRGVSRELRRLAAQPPAGVKLVLRDDDLTDVVAHIDGPADTPYAGGVFRVRLVLGREFPAAPPRAFFLTRIFHPNVSPSTGEVCVNTLKRDWRPELGLEHALLAVKCLLIAPNAESALNAEAAALLRDKYDDYFARAKLLADIHARPDAHHKREAADGSALEPEARPAAESGSSGASAGGAGSAGGAGGAGGAAESGPSAKRERRAPARDRRRILKRL is encoded by the exons ATGTCGAACGTGGAGAACTTGTGTCCGCAAGTGCTGCGGGGGGTGTCGCGCGAGCTACGGCGGCTGGCGGCGCAGCCTCCCGCCGGCGTCAAGCTGGTACTGCGCGACGACGACCTCACCGACGTGGTCGCGCACATCGACGGTCCTG CGGATACGCCGTACGCGGGCGGCGTGTTCCGCGTGCGGCTGGTGCTGGGCCGCGAGTTCCCGGCCGCGCCGCCGCGCGCCTTCTTCCTGACGCGCATCTTCCACCCGAACGTGTCGCCCAGCACGGGCGAGGTGTGCGTCAACACGCTGAAGCGCGACTGGCGGCCGGAGCTGGGGCTGGAGCACGCGCTGCTGGCCGTCAAGTGCCTGCTGATCGCGCCCAACGCGGAGTCGGCGCTCAACGCGGAGGCGGCGGCGCTGCTGCGCGACAAGTACGACGACTACTTCGCGCGCGCCAAGCTGCTCGCCGACATCCACGCCCGCCCCGACGCGCACCACAAG CGAGAAGCTGCCGACGGGTCAGCGCTGGAGCCGGAGGCGCGGCCCGCCGCCGAGAGCGGCTCGAGCGGAGCgagcgcgggcggcgcggggaGTGCGGGGGGTGCGGGGGGCGCGGGGGGCGCGGCGGAGAGCGGCCCGAGCGCCAAGCGCGAGCGACGCGCGCCCGCCAGGGACCGGCGGCGGATACTGAAGCGCTTATGA
- the LOC106140412 gene encoding lens fiber major intrinsic protein, whose amino-acid sequence MPLNDRDVSWVGRWWRPLVAELLATALLVLLGLASALPVRAPPPLTHPALAFGFIIVVNAHVFGPISGAHMNPAISLAAVLYGQMEVIVALAYFVAQTIGALLGFGALVWIAPAEALRGAAGCTVPAGGAAAGAALEALLTALLALLACACWAAHDPARPDHTVPLKFGLGVAGLIYAGGPMTGASLNPVRSLAPAVFMNEWTHHWVYWVGPLGGAALAALCHRFVLRPRAPPPARRADQLPLRDKPAA is encoded by the exons ATGCCGCTCAACG ATAGAGATGTGTCGTGGGTCGGGCGGTGGTGGCGGCCGCTAGTAGCCGAGCTGCTGGCCACGGCGCTGCTGGTGCTGCTGGGGCTGGCGTCCGCGCTGCCGgtgcgcgcgccgccgccgctcaCGCACCCCGCGCTCGCCTTCGGCTTCATCATCGTGGTGAATGCGCACGTGTTCGGGCCCATCTCCGGCGCGCACATGAACCCCGCCATCTCTCTAGCCGCCGTGCTGTATGGACAGATGGAAGTCATAGTCGCGCTAGCGTACTTCGTCGCTCAG ACCATCGGCGCTCTCCTGGGCTTCGGCGCGCTGGTGTGGATCGCCCCGGCGGAGGCGCTGCGGGGCGCGGCGGGCTGCACGGTgccggcgggcggcgcggcggcgggcgcggcgctcGAGGCGCTGCTCACGGCGCTGCTGGCGCTGCTGGCGTGCGCGTGCTGGGCGGCGCACGACCCCGCCCGCCCCGACCACACCGTGCCCCTCAAGTTCGGCTTGGGCGTCGCGGGACTCATCTACGCTGGG GGCCCCATGACGGGCGCCAGCCTCAACCCGGTGCGATCCCTCGCGCCCGCCGTCTTCATGAACGAGTGGACTCATCACTGG GTGTACTGGGTGGGTCCGCTGGGCGGCGCGGCGCTGGCGGCGCTGTGCCACCGCTTCGTGCTGCgcccgcgcgcgccgccgcccgcgcgccGCGCCGACCAGCTGCCGCTCCGCGACAAGCCGGCCGCGTGA
- the LOC106140410 gene encoding aquaporin AQPAn.G isoform X3: MTSNDEERASIATGTIVCYEEPLWRGPASWRSLAAEFAGAALLVALTCLATCAEPRPASPHRALASGLVVALIVQCFDHVSGAQLNPTVTLAAVVTGRVTAAAGALEAGAQLAGAACGGGLLRLLAPAPVPDSYCVTAPAAGLPIYKAVGIEAVLGASLAWANCAAWDARTRRLRDSWPLRVGLSVAALSFVAGDMTGASMNPARSFAPALWSGDWSHQWVYWAGPLSGSALAAALYRAVWRAPPSAAPRGVPSDTTATHTEQKSRRST, from the exons ATGACTTCTAACGACGAGGAGCGCGCCTCCATCGCCACAGGGACGA TTGTCTGCTACGAGGAGCCGCTGTGGCGCGGGCCGGCGTCGTGGCGGTCGCTGGCGGCGGAGTTCGCGGGCGCGGCGCTGCTGGTGGCGCTCACCTGCCTCGCGACCTGCGCCGAGCCCCGCCCCGCGTCGCCGCACCGCGCGCTCGCCTCGGGGCTGGTCGTCGCGCTTATCGTACAA TGTTTCGACCACGTGTCAGGCGCGCAGCTAAACCCTACAGTGACGCTGGCGGCGGTGGTGACAGGGCGGGTCACGGCCGCGGCGGGCGCGCTGGAGGCGGGCGCGCAGCTCGCGGGCGCGGCGTGCGGCGGCGGCCTGCTCCGGCTGCTGGCGCCGGCGCCCGTGCCCGACAGCTACTGTGTCACAGCACCAGCTGCAGGGCTGCCTATTTATAAAGCT GTGGGGATCGAGGCCGTGCTGGGCGCGAGCCTGGCGTGGGCGAACTGCGCGGCGTGGGACGCGCGCACCCGCCGCCTGCGCGACTCCTGGCCGCTGCGGGTCGGCCTCTCCGTGGCCGCGCTCTCGTTTGTGGCG GGAGACATGACGGGCGCCAGTATGAACCCGGCGCGCAGTTTTGCGCCCGCGCTGTGGAGCGGCGACTGGAGCCATCAGTGG GTTTACTGGGCCGGTCCGCTGAGCGGGTCGGCGCTGGCCGCCGCGCTGTACCGGGCGGTGTGGCGCGCGCCGCCCTCTGCCGCCCCGCGCGGCGTGCCCAGTGACACGACGGCTACCCACACAGAACAGAAGTCACGCCGATCGACATGA
- the LOC106140410 gene encoding aquaporin AQPAn.G isoform X1 produces MTSNDEERASIATGTNFPVVCYEEPLWRGPASWRSLAAEFAGAALLVALTCLATCAEPRPASPHRALASGLVVALIVQCFDHVSGAQLNPTVTLAAVVTGRVTAAAGALEAGAQLAGAACGGGLLRLLAPAPVPDSYCVTAPAAGLPIYKAVGIEAVLGASLAWANCAAWDARTRRLRDSWPLRVGLSVAALSFVAGDMTGASMNPARSFAPALWSGDWSHQWVYWAGPLSGSALAAALYRAVWRAPPSAAPRGVPSDTTATHTEQKSRRST; encoded by the exons ATGACTTCTAACGACGAGGAGCGCGCCTCCATCGCCACAGGGACGA attttccAGTTGTCTGCTACGAGGAGCCGCTGTGGCGCGGGCCGGCGTCGTGGCGGTCGCTGGCGGCGGAGTTCGCGGGCGCGGCGCTGCTGGTGGCGCTCACCTGCCTCGCGACCTGCGCCGAGCCCCGCCCCGCGTCGCCGCACCGCGCGCTCGCCTCGGGGCTGGTCGTCGCGCTTATCGTACAA TGTTTCGACCACGTGTCAGGCGCGCAGCTAAACCCTACAGTGACGCTGGCGGCGGTGGTGACAGGGCGGGTCACGGCCGCGGCGGGCGCGCTGGAGGCGGGCGCGCAGCTCGCGGGCGCGGCGTGCGGCGGCGGCCTGCTCCGGCTGCTGGCGCCGGCGCCCGTGCCCGACAGCTACTGTGTCACAGCACCAGCTGCAGGGCTGCCTATTTATAAAGCT GTGGGGATCGAGGCCGTGCTGGGCGCGAGCCTGGCGTGGGCGAACTGCGCGGCGTGGGACGCGCGCACCCGCCGCCTGCGCGACTCCTGGCCGCTGCGGGTCGGCCTCTCCGTGGCCGCGCTCTCGTTTGTGGCG GGAGACATGACGGGCGCCAGTATGAACCCGGCGCGCAGTTTTGCGCCCGCGCTGTGGAGCGGCGACTGGAGCCATCAGTGG GTTTACTGGGCCGGTCCGCTGAGCGGGTCGGCGCTGGCCGCCGCGCTGTACCGGGCGGTGTGGCGCGCGCCGCCCTCTGCCGCCCCGCGCGGCGTGCCCAGTGACACGACGGCTACCCACACAGAACAGAAGTCACGCCGATCGACATGA
- the LOC106140410 gene encoding aquaporin AQPAn.G isoform X2: protein MTSAEKRDARLIHLGDIVVCYEEPLWRGPASWRSLAAEFAGAALLVALTCLATCAEPRPASPHRALASGLVVALIVQCFDHVSGAQLNPTVTLAAVVTGRVTAAAGALEAGAQLAGAACGGGLLRLLAPAPVPDSYCVTAPAAGLPIYKAVGIEAVLGASLAWANCAAWDARTRRLRDSWPLRVGLSVAALSFVAGDMTGASMNPARSFAPALWSGDWSHQWVYWAGPLSGSALAAALYRAVWRAPPSAAPRGVPSDTTATHTEQKSRRST, encoded by the exons ATGACATCGGCGGAGAAACGCGACGCCAGATTGATACATCTCGGTGATATCG TTGTCTGCTACGAGGAGCCGCTGTGGCGCGGGCCGGCGTCGTGGCGGTCGCTGGCGGCGGAGTTCGCGGGCGCGGCGCTGCTGGTGGCGCTCACCTGCCTCGCGACCTGCGCCGAGCCCCGCCCCGCGTCGCCGCACCGCGCGCTCGCCTCGGGGCTGGTCGTCGCGCTTATCGTACAA TGTTTCGACCACGTGTCAGGCGCGCAGCTAAACCCTACAGTGACGCTGGCGGCGGTGGTGACAGGGCGGGTCACGGCCGCGGCGGGCGCGCTGGAGGCGGGCGCGCAGCTCGCGGGCGCGGCGTGCGGCGGCGGCCTGCTCCGGCTGCTGGCGCCGGCGCCCGTGCCCGACAGCTACTGTGTCACAGCACCAGCTGCAGGGCTGCCTATTTATAAAGCT GTGGGGATCGAGGCCGTGCTGGGCGCGAGCCTGGCGTGGGCGAACTGCGCGGCGTGGGACGCGCGCACCCGCCGCCTGCGCGACTCCTGGCCGCTGCGGGTCGGCCTCTCCGTGGCCGCGCTCTCGTTTGTGGCG GGAGACATGACGGGCGCCAGTATGAACCCGGCGCGCAGTTTTGCGCCCGCGCTGTGGAGCGGCGACTGGAGCCATCAGTGG GTTTACTGGGCCGGTCCGCTGAGCGGGTCGGCGCTGGCCGCCGCGCTGTACCGGGCGGTGTGGCGCGCGCCGCCCTCTGCCGCCCCGCGCGGCGTGCCCAGTGACACGACGGCTACCCACACAGAACAGAAGTCACGCCGATCGACATGA
- the LOC106140417 gene encoding brahma-associated protein of 60 kDa isoform X1, which translates to MAQRFPTGGPNAAPPPGAMPPQQRYPGPAQPPGSPMQQRPYPGPNFPPRSGFTPPPAGAGGAPRAAPGAVAAGPGPGFASPAGGGPAARPPPPAPPAKRPDARSPMPPHKPALYGADAYAASGQPNAKRKKRLADKILPQKVRDLVPESQAYMDLLAFERKLDATIMRKRLDIQEALKRPMKQKRKLRIFISNTFYPGQGENPVASWELRVEGRLLDDSKNDPNKVKRKFSSFFKSLVIELDKELYGPDNHLVEWHRTLTTQETDGFQVKRPGYKNVRCTILLLLDYQPLQFKLDQRLARLLGVHTQTRPVIVNALWQYVKTHRLQDPHEREYIVCDKYLEQIFGAARMKLAEVPGRLGALLHAPDPIVINHVIAVEPPHDTKQTACYDIDVEVDDTLKTQMNNFLLSTANQQEIQGLDAKIHETVDTINQLKTNREFFLSFSKDPQQFIQKWLVSQSRDLKTMSGGAGSAEEERRAALYGQAWAREAVARYLAARLAARRRDLELALQPALALARL; encoded by the exons ATGGCTCAGCGTTTCCCAACCGGCGGGCCTAatgccgcgccgccgccgggCGCTATGCCCCCACAACAACGCTATCCTGGCCCGGCACAACCCCCGGGATCCCCAATGCAACAGAGACCTTATCCGGGTCCTAATTTCCCt CCCCGCAGCGGGTTCACCCCGCCGCCGGCGGGGGCGGGCGGCGCGCCCCGCGCGGCCCCGGGCGCGGTGGCGGCGGGCCCCGGGCCCGGGTTCGCGTCCCCGGCGGGCGGCGGCCCCGCGGCGCGCCccccgccgcccgcgccgcccgccaaGCGCCCGGACGCGCGCTCTCCGATGCCGCCGCACAAGCCCGCCCTGTACGGCGCCGATGCCTACGCGGCCAGCGGACAGCCGAACGCCAAGCGCAAGAAACGGCTCGCTGACAAGATTCTGCCACAGAAG GTGCGCGACCTAGTGCCGGAGTCGCAGGCCTACATGGACCTGCTGGCGTTCGAGCGCAAGCTGGACGCCACGATCATGCGCAAGCGCCTCGACATCCAGGAGGCGCTCAAGCGGCCCATGAAGCAGAAACGCAAGCTGCGCATCTTCATCTCCAACACTTTCTATCCAG GACAAGGCGAAAATCCCGTCGCATCGTGGGAACTCCGAGTTGAAGGGCGTCTTTTAGATGACTCTAAAAACGATCCTAATAAG GTGAAGCGCAAGTTCTCGTCATTCTTCAAGTCGCTGGTGATCGAGCTGGACAAGGAGCTATACGGGCCCGACAACCACCTGGTGGAGTGGCACCGCACGCTCACCACGCAGGAGACCGACGGCTTCCAG GTGAAGCGGCCGGGCTACAAGAACGTGCGCTGCACCATCCTGCTGCTGCTGGACTACCAGCCGCTGCAGTTCAAGCTGGACCAGCGCCTGGCGCGCCTGCTGGGCGTGCACACGCAGACGCGGCCCGTCATCGTCAACGCGCTGTGGCAGTACGTGAAGACGCACCGCCTGCAGGACCCGCACGAGCGCGAGTACATCGTCTGCGACAAGTACCTGGAGCAG ATCTTCGGCGCGGCGCGCATGAAGCTGGCGGAGGTGCCGGGCCGCCTGGGCGCGCTGCTGCACGCGCCCGACCCCATCGTCATCAACCACGTCATCGCCGTGGAGCCGCCGCACGACACCAAGCAGACCGCCTGCTACGACATCGACGTCGAG GTTGACGATACGCTGAAGACTCAGATGAACAACTTCCTGCTGTCCACCGCCAACCAGCAGGAGATACAGGGGCTCGACGCCAAGATACACGAGACT GTAGACACGATCAACCAGCTGAAGACGAACCGCGAGTTCTTCCTCAGCTTCAGCAAGGACCCGCAGCAGTTCATACAGAAGTGGCTCGTCAGCCAGTCGCGCGATCTCAAG ACGATGAGCGGCGGCGCGGGCAGCGCGGAGGAGGAGCGGCGCGCGGCGCTGTACGGGCAGGCGTGGGCGCGCGAGGCGGTGGCGCGCTACCTGGCGGCGCGGCTGGCGGCGCGGCGCCGCGACCTGGAGCTGGCGCTGCAGCCCGCGCTCGCGCTCGCGCGCCTCTAG
- the LOC106140417 gene encoding brahma-associated protein of 60 kDa isoform X2, whose translation MAQRFPTGGPNAAPPPGAMPPQQRYPGPAQPPGSPMQQRPYPGPNFPPRSGFTPPPAGAGGAPRAAPGAVAAGPGPGFASPAGGGPAARPPPPAPPAKRPDARSPMPPHKPALYGADAYAASGQPNAKRKKRLADKILPQKVRDLVPESQAYMDLLAFERKLDATIMRKRLDIQEALKRPMKQKRKLRIFISNTFYPGQGENPVASWELRVEGRLLDDSKNDPNKVKRKFSSFFKSLVIELDKELYGPDNHLVEWHRTLTTQETDGFQVKRPGYKNVRCTILLLLDYQPLQFKLDQRLARLLGVHTQTRPVIVNALWQYVKTHRLQDPHEREYIVCDKYLEQIFGAARMKLAEVPGRLGALLHAPDPIVINHVIAVEPPHDTKQTACYDIDVEVDDTLKTQMNNFLLSTANQQEIQGLDAKIHETVNTINQLKTNREFFLSFSKDPQQFIQKWLVSQSRDLKTMSGGAGSAEEERRAALYGQAWAREAVARYLAARLAARRRDLELALQPALALARL comes from the exons ATGGCTCAGCGTTTCCCAACCGGCGGGCCTAatgccgcgccgccgccgggCGCTATGCCCCCACAACAACGCTATCCTGGCCCGGCACAACCCCCGGGATCCCCAATGCAACAGAGACCTTATCCGGGTCCTAATTTCCCt CCCCGCAGCGGGTTCACCCCGCCGCCGGCGGGGGCGGGCGGCGCGCCCCGCGCGGCCCCGGGCGCGGTGGCGGCGGGCCCCGGGCCCGGGTTCGCGTCCCCGGCGGGCGGCGGCCCCGCGGCGCGCCccccgccgcccgcgccgcccgccaaGCGCCCGGACGCGCGCTCTCCGATGCCGCCGCACAAGCCCGCCCTGTACGGCGCCGATGCCTACGCGGCCAGCGGACAGCCGAACGCCAAGCGCAAGAAACGGCTCGCTGACAAGATTCTGCCACAGAAG GTGCGCGACCTAGTGCCGGAGTCGCAGGCCTACATGGACCTGCTGGCGTTCGAGCGCAAGCTGGACGCCACGATCATGCGCAAGCGCCTCGACATCCAGGAGGCGCTCAAGCGGCCCATGAAGCAGAAACGCAAGCTGCGCATCTTCATCTCCAACACTTTCTATCCAG GACAAGGCGAAAATCCCGTCGCATCGTGGGAACTCCGAGTTGAAGGGCGTCTTTTAGATGACTCTAAAAACGATCCTAATAAG GTGAAGCGCAAGTTCTCGTCATTCTTCAAGTCGCTGGTGATCGAGCTGGACAAGGAGCTATACGGGCCCGACAACCACCTGGTGGAGTGGCACCGCACGCTCACCACGCAGGAGACCGACGGCTTCCAG GTGAAGCGGCCGGGCTACAAGAACGTGCGCTGCACCATCCTGCTGCTGCTGGACTACCAGCCGCTGCAGTTCAAGCTGGACCAGCGCCTGGCGCGCCTGCTGGGCGTGCACACGCAGACGCGGCCCGTCATCGTCAACGCGCTGTGGCAGTACGTGAAGACGCACCGCCTGCAGGACCCGCACGAGCGCGAGTACATCGTCTGCGACAAGTACCTGGAGCAG ATCTTCGGCGCGGCGCGCATGAAGCTGGCGGAGGTGCCGGGCCGCCTGGGCGCGCTGCTGCACGCGCCCGACCCCATCGTCATCAACCACGTCATCGCCGTGGAGCCGCCGCACGACACCAAGCAGACCGCCTGCTACGACATCGACGTCGAG GTTGACGATACGCTGAAGACTCAGATGAACAACTTCCTGCTGTCCACCGCCAACCAGCAGGAGATACAGGGGCTCGACGCCAAGATACACGAGACTGTGA ACACGATCAACCAGCTGAAGACGAACCGCGAGTTCTTCCTCAGCTTCAGCAAGGACCCGCAGCAGTTCATACAGAAGTGGCTCGTCAGCCAGTCGCGCGATCTCAAG ACGATGAGCGGCGGCGCGGGCAGCGCGGAGGAGGAGCGGCGCGCGGCGCTGTACGGGCAGGCGTGGGCGCGCGAGGCGGTGGCGCGCTACCTGGCGGCGCGGCTGGCGGCGCGGCGCCGCGACCTGGAGCTGGCGCTGCAGCCCGCGCTCGCGCTCGCGCGCCTCTAG